In Candidatus Methylomirabilis limnetica, a single window of DNA contains:
- a CDS encoding formate/nitrite transporter family protein, whose translation MDNDLHFGDAYPPREIARKVEGLGVAKARTDALTLLVLAVLAGAFISLGALFFIVVVTKSTLGFGMTRLVGGLSFCLGLILVVVAGAELFTGNNLIAMAWASRLIGTRAVMRNWFLAYLGNVGGCLATVMLVVWANVADLGGGAVGETALNIARAKADLSVIEAFTRGVLCNALVCLAVWLAMGGRSVTDKILAILFPITAFVAMGFEHSIANWFFLPLGLALDGEGTVSVIGATRNIVAVTAGNVVGGTLLVAGVYWVAYLRGERRPNDGPS comes from the coding sequence ATGGACAACGATCTACACTTCGGTGATGCGTATCCGCCGCGCGAGATTGCGCGGAAAGTCGAGGGCCTCGGTGTGGCGAAGGCGCGCACCGATGCACTCACGCTGCTCGTCCTGGCCGTGCTGGCCGGCGCCTTCATTTCGCTAGGGGCTCTCTTCTTTATCGTCGTGGTGACCAAATCCACCCTTGGCTTCGGCATGACGCGGTTGGTCGGCGGCCTGAGCTTCTGCCTCGGACTGATCCTCGTCGTTGTCGCGGGCGCCGAGCTGTTCACCGGGAATAACCTCATCGCCATGGCCTGGGCGAGTAGACTGATCGGTACCCGAGCGGTCATGCGCAACTGGTTCCTGGCTTACCTGGGTAATGTGGGCGGCTGCCTGGCTACGGTAATGCTCGTCGTGTGGGCCAACGTTGCCGATCTGGGCGGGGGTGCTGTCGGTGAGACGGCCCTCAATATCGCTCGCGCGAAGGCCGATCTTTCGGTTATCGAGGCCTTCACGCGCGGCGTTTTGTGCAACGCGCTGGTGTGTCTGGCGGTGTGGCTTGCTATGGGCGGGCGTAGCGTGACCGACAAGATTCTGGCAATTCTCTTTCCCATTACCGCATTCGTGGCCATGGGCTTCGAGCACTCGATCGCAAACTGGTTCTTCCTGCCCCTCGGGCTCGCGCTGGATGGGGAAGGTACGGTGTCGGTCATCGGAGCAACGAGAAATATCGTCGCCGTGACCGCCGGCAACGTGGTCGGTGGGACCCTGCTGGTCGCCGGCGTGTACTGGGTGGCCTACTTACGAGGTGAGCGTCGGCCAAACGATGGGCCCTCCTAA
- a CDS encoding AbrB/MazE/SpoVT family DNA-binding domain-containing protein has protein sequence METVAVSPKFQVVIPKRIREKLGLSPGQKAQAILYGDRIELIPVRSIKGMRGFLQGIATTVEREADRR, from the coding sequence ATGGAGACGGTGGCGGTATCGCCCAAGTTCCAGGTCGTCATTCCGAAGCGGATTCGGGAAAAGCTGGGTCTGTCGCCCGGTCAGAAGGCACAGGCGATTCTGTACGGGGATCGAATCGAGCTCATCCCCGTACGGTCGATCAAGGGTATGCGAGGGTTCCTACAGGGCATCGCCACGACGGTCGAGCGTGAGGCGGATCGCCGATGA
- a CDS encoding type II toxin-antitoxin system VapC family toxin, translating to MNVVDSSAWLEYFANDSNASFLARAIERTEKLLVPSLVVYEVFKRVLQQRDEGHALQAVAVMQQGTVVDLDARLALLAARISLERKLPMADSVFLATARVYGATVWTQDADFKDLPGVQFRRHTP from the coding sequence ATGAATGTTGTCGACTCGAGTGCGTGGCTGGAGTATTTCGCGAACGACTCGAATGCCTCGTTCCTCGCTCGGGCGATCGAACGGACGGAGAAGTTGCTAGTTCCATCCCTGGTGGTCTACGAGGTGTTCAAGAGGGTCCTCCAGCAACGAGATGAGGGCCACGCGCTCCAGGCGGTGGCTGTGATGCAGCAGGGTACCGTGGTTGATCTCGACGCCCGGCTAGCGCTCCTGGCCGCTCGCATCAGCCTGGAACGTAAGCTGCCGATGGCTGATAGCGTTTTTCTCGCCACAGCCCGAGTCTACGGGGCAACGGTGTGGACACAGGACGCGGATTTCAAGGACCTGCCCGGCGTCCAGTTTCGGAGGCACACGCCTTGA